One region of Erythrolamprus reginae isolate rEryReg1 chromosome 12, rEryReg1.hap1, whole genome shotgun sequence genomic DNA includes:
- the LOC139174678 gene encoding ral guanine nucleotide dissociation stimulator-like — MSSILGAWIDLYPEDFQSPPDYTCLEQMISYTGRFFPGSDLETRARILYSKFWEKKGTQTVNDDWPIPRCLQGVGDEICLTDDKFEFQSFSTYMIAEQLTRMDADLFMKVVPYHCLGSIWSQRDKKGKEHLAPTIRATIAQFNTVTNCVIVTCLKDKTLKPQQRAKVLERWIAIARLCRNLKNFSSLHAIVSALQSYAIHRLKKTWDEVSRESRRVFRELSEIFSDDNNYSLSRELLIKEGTSKFATMEIHSKTDLKRLQRQEEKGVMQGAIPYLGTFLTDLVMLDTFMKDKLEGNLINFEKRRKEFEVIAQIKLLQSACNNYNFTEDNNFKTWFQELEQLSEAESYSLLCGIEPLSETANNTVKAFKTTGSVKPISDRPSPNGDACASSSSHFKFLGHLKPSNWVNSVGSSLACTSNSVLEEMKPIDESELPDWVQEKKVQDPGSLGGWQGGPISRGDGESPSSSSVDTSGLGSRSSNESSQPATLPITQQTIIRVKLATDNGNMYKSILVSNQEKAPAVIRKALDKHNLDEDQPENYELSQIISKEREFVIPNSGNVFYAMNPKGTYSFILKKRVPGRVTAMKEDSSFTLRRMKKRGWKITKGIF; from the exons ATGTCATCCATCCTGGGAGCCTGGATTGATCTGTACCCCGAAGACTTTCAAAGCCCACCGGATTACACCTGCCTTGAGCAGATGATCAGCTACACCGGTCGCTTCTTCCCTGGCTCGGATTTGGAGACTCGGGCGCGAATCCTCTATTCCAAGTTCTGGGAGAAAAAGGGCACCCAGACCGTAAATGATG attGGCCAATTCCCAGATGCCTACAGGGAGTTGGGGACGAGATTTGCTTGACCGACGACAAGTTCGAATTCCAGTCTTTTTCTACATATATGATTGCTGAGCAGTTGACCCGGATGGATGCT GATCTCTTTATGAAAGTGGTGCCTTATCACTGCCTGGGCTCCATCTGGTCCCAGCGGGACAAGAAAGGGAAGGAGCATTTGGCCCCCACCATCCGGGCCACCATCGCCCAGTTCAACACCGTCACCAATTGCGTTATCGTCACCTGCCTGAAGGACAAGACGCTGAAGCCCCAGCAGAGAGCCAAAGTGTTGGAGCGCTGGATTGCAATCGCCCGG TTATGCCGAAACCTGAAGAACTTCTCTTCCCTCCATGCCAtcgtttctgccctccagagctATGCCATTCATAGGCTGAAGAAAACCTGGGATGAAGTATCGCG GGAAAGCCGCCGCGTCTTCCGCGAATTATCTGAAATCTTTTCGGACGATAACAATTATTCATTGAGCAGGGAGCTGCTTATTAAG GAAGGGACCTCCAAATTTGCCACCATGGAGATCCACTCCAAAACTGATCTGAAGCGCCTGCAGCGTCAAGAAGAAAAG GGTGTAATGCAAGGCGCCATTCCTTACCTGGGCACCTTCTTGACTGACCTGGTGATGCTGGACACCTTCATGAAGGATAAATTGGAG ggaAATCTAATCAActttgagaaaagaagaaag GAGTTTGAAGTCATTGCCCAGATCAAGTTGCTCCAGTCAGCTTGTAATAATTACAACTTCACTGAGGACAATAATTTCAAGACTTGGTTTCAGGAATTGGAACAGCTAAGTGAAGCCGAAAG CTACAGCCTTTTGTGTGGTATCGAACCCTTGTCGGAAACGGCCAACAACACTGTGAAAGCCTTTAAGACCACGGGCAGCGTTAAGCCGATCAGCGA CCGCCCGTCCCCCAATGGCGACGCCTGTGCCAGCAGCAGCTCTCACTTCAAGTTCTTAGGCCACCTGAAGCCCAGCAATTGGGTCAATTCTGTCGGCAGCTCCTTAGCCTGTACCAGCAACTCTGTCCTGGAAGAGATGAAGCCCATCGATGAGTCCGAGTTGCCTGATTGGGTCCAGGAGAAAAAGGTACAGGACCCTGGCTCCCTGGGGGGATGGCAAGGGGGTCCCATTTCAAGGGGG GATGGGGAATCTCCCTCATCCTCCTCCGTGGATACATCGGGTCTCGGCTCAAGGTCAAGCAATGAATCCTCCCAGCCAGCAACATTACCCATTACACAACAAACAATCATCCGAGTCAAATTGGCGACGGATAATGGAAACATGTATAAAAGTATTTTG GTGAGCAACCAGGAAAAAGCCCCAGCGGTGATACGGAAAGCTTTGGACAAACACAACCTGGACGAAGATCAGCCAGAGAATTATGAACTTTCCCAGATCATATCAAAGGAGAGAG aGTTCGTCATCCCCAACAGTGGCAACGTTTTCTACGCCATGAACCCAAAGGGCACTTACAGCTTCATTCTCAAGAAGCGCGTCCCCGGCCGGGTGACCGCCATGAAGGAAGACTCCAGCTTCACGCTTCGCAGGATGAAGAAGAGGGGCTGGAAGATCACCAAAGGCATCTTCTAA